A single genomic interval of Zobellia nedashkovskayae harbors:
- a CDS encoding CTP synthase — MSQTKYIFVTGGVTSSLGKGIIAASLAKLLQARGYKTTIQKLDPYINVDPGTLNPYEHGECYVTDDGAETDLDLGHYERFLNVRTSQANNVTTGRIYQSVIEKERRGEFLGKTVQVVPHITNEIKRRVQLLGNSGEYDIVITEIGGTVGDIESLPYIEAVRQLLWELGDNNGIVIHLTLVPYLSAAGELKTKPTQHSVKTLMESGIKADVLVCRTEHEISDEIKEKLALFCNVRREAVIQSIDASTIYDVPLLMQEEGLDTVVLKKLALADIIEPDLAQWKEFLDKHKNPKNEINIGLIGKYVELQDSYKSILESFIHAGAVNEVRVNVKSIHSEHLPGKSLDKLLKDLDGILVAPGFGERGIEGKIRAVQYARENKIPFLGICLGMQMAVIEYSRNVLGLKDANSMEMDEKTPNPVINLMEEQKTIVNKGGTMRLGAWDCELLDGSLAKEIYKGADSISERHRHRYEFNSDFKEQLEAKGLKATGINKETGLVEIVEIPEHPWFVGVQYHPEYKSTVDSPHPLFVGFVKAALKHKKQ; from the coding sequence ATGTCGCAGACAAAGTATATTTTCGTTACGGGAGGTGTTACTTCTTCTTTAGGGAAAGGCATCATAGCCGCATCGCTCGCCAAATTGCTACAGGCACGTGGCTACAAGACAACGATACAAAAATTAGACCCGTATATCAACGTAGATCCAGGTACGCTAAACCCGTATGAACATGGCGAATGCTATGTAACAGACGATGGAGCAGAGACCGATTTGGATCTTGGGCACTACGAACGTTTCTTGAACGTACGTACTTCTCAGGCCAACAATGTAACTACAGGTCGTATCTATCAAAGCGTAATTGAAAAAGAACGCCGAGGGGAGTTTTTAGGTAAGACCGTTCAAGTAGTACCTCATATCACCAATGAAATTAAACGCCGCGTTCAGTTGTTGGGTAATAGTGGTGAATATGATATTGTAATAACGGAAATAGGAGGTACGGTAGGTGATATCGAATCCTTACCCTATATAGAGGCTGTACGGCAGTTACTATGGGAACTTGGTGATAACAATGGTATTGTTATTCATTTGACGCTCGTACCTTATCTTTCCGCAGCAGGCGAATTAAAAACAAAACCAACGCAGCACTCCGTTAAAACTTTAATGGAAAGTGGTATCAAGGCAGATGTGTTAGTTTGTCGTACGGAGCATGAAATTTCTGATGAGATAAAAGAAAAACTAGCGCTTTTCTGTAATGTAAGGCGTGAAGCAGTTATACAATCTATTGATGCTTCTACTATTTATGACGTTCCGTTATTGATGCAAGAAGAAGGTTTAGATACTGTAGTGCTTAAGAAATTGGCATTGGCAGATATCATAGAACCAGACCTTGCCCAATGGAAAGAATTTTTGGATAAGCATAAGAATCCTAAAAACGAAATTAACATTGGCCTTATAGGTAAGTATGTTGAACTTCAAGATTCCTATAAATCTATCTTAGAATCTTTCATTCACGCAGGTGCAGTTAATGAAGTTCGTGTAAATGTAAAATCTATTCATTCCGAACATTTACCAGGGAAAAGCCTTGATAAATTGTTGAAGGATTTAGATGGTATTCTGGTAGCACCAGGTTTTGGTGAACGGGGTATAGAAGGTAAGATTAGAGCTGTGCAATATGCCCGCGAAAACAAAATTCCGTTTTTAGGTATTTGTTTGGGTATGCAAATGGCGGTAATTGAGTACTCTCGTAACGTGTTGGGCTTAAAAGATGCCAACTCTATGGAAATGGATGAAAAGACGCCAAATCCTGTTATTAATTTAATGGAGGAGCAAAAAACCATTGTAAATAAAGGAGGAACCATGAGATTAGGAGCGTGGGATTGTGAACTTCTAGATGGTAGTTTGGCCAAAGAAATCTATAAAGGAGCAGATAGCATATCAGAAAGACACCGTCACCGTTATGAGTTTAATAGTGATTTTAAAGAGCAACTTGAAGCAAAAGGTCTTAAAGCAACGGGTATTAATAAAGAAACAGGTCTTGTTGAAATTGTTGAGATACCAGAGCATCCTTGGTTTGTAGGTGTTCAATACCACCCAGAATACAAAAGTACGGTAGACAGTCCGCATCCTTTGTTTGTAGGGTTTGTAAAAGCAGCACTTAAACATAAAAAGCAATAA
- a CDS encoding LytR/AlgR family response regulator transcription factor has protein sequence MLNAIIIDDEKHCQNRLLLLLKSFDTINVLKTASTFQEGLEAIKKYSPQVVFLDVQLHNRTGFELLRAVPNINFEVIFATGYDNYALEAFKYSALDYLLKPIDEDDLNIALGKLNKKISLQEISEKMEVLFHNLKDRKASGFKKIAVPTVDGLSMIAINDIVRCQSDVNYTHLFLKTDRKLTVAKTLKYFEALLEKHHFYRTHQSHLINLTFVDKYVKGKGGYALMNDGSHIEVAVRRKEDFLKKLMS, from the coding sequence ATGTTAAATGCAATTATCATAGATGATGAAAAGCACTGTCAAAACAGATTGCTGTTATTGTTGAAATCGTTTGATACTATTAATGTACTTAAAACGGCCTCTACTTTTCAAGAGGGTTTGGAAGCTATAAAAAAGTACAGTCCCCAAGTGGTTTTTTTAGATGTGCAATTGCATAATAGAACCGGTTTTGAACTTCTCCGAGCTGTACCGAACATTAATTTTGAAGTGATTTTTGCTACGGGATATGATAATTATGCTTTGGAAGCTTTTAAATATTCAGCCTTGGATTATCTTTTAAAACCTATTGATGAAGATGATTTGAATATTGCGCTTGGGAAGTTGAATAAGAAAATTTCTTTACAAGAGATTTCAGAAAAAATGGAAGTTCTGTTCCATAATTTAAAAGATAGGAAAGCAAGTGGTTTTAAGAAAATAGCAGTTCCTACCGTAGACGGGCTATCTATGATTGCAATAAATGATATCGTACGTTGTCAATCAGACGTCAACTACACACACTTATTTTTAAAGACCGATAGAAAACTGACCGTAGCAAAAACATTAAAATATTTTGAGGCACTTTTAGAAAAACATCATTTTTATAGAACACATCAATCACATCTTATTAATTTAACCTTTGTAGATAAATATGTAAAAGGTAAAGGAGGTTATGCGCTAATGAACGATGGCTCGCACATAGAAGTTGCTGTGCGAAGAAAAGAAGACTTTTTGAAAAAATTAATGAGTTAA
- a CDS encoding DUF922 domain-containing protein gives MFGTVSSQEEETITWSADRKLQWSDFKGTYFKTHWAAATTASGVSYSFSSFKKDGQIYLDFVVKSEFIPGKSWYRPEVCDSVILSHEQLHFDISELYARKMRERLSEAQFTMNAKKEVKVIYKTILKELNDFQNKYDRETNFSQDLEKQILWNQQIKTALK, from the coding sequence ATGTTCGGAACTGTTTCTTCTCAAGAAGAGGAAACAATTACTTGGAGCGCAGATAGAAAGTTGCAATGGTCAGATTTTAAAGGAACTTATTTTAAAACCCATTGGGCCGCCGCTACAACTGCAAGTGGAGTTAGTTATTCATTTTCTTCTTTTAAGAAAGATGGTCAGATATATCTAGATTTTGTAGTTAAGAGTGAGTTTATTCCTGGAAAATCATGGTATCGTCCAGAGGTGTGCGATTCCGTTATTTTAAGCCATGAGCAGTTACACTTTGATATATCAGAGCTCTATGCAAGAAAAATGCGGGAGCGGCTCTCTGAGGCTCAGTTTACGATGAATGCCAAGAAGGAAGTGAAAGTCATTTACAAGACTATTCTAAAAGAGTTGAATGATTTTCAGAATAAATACGATAGGGAAACCAATTTCTCTCAAGATTTGGAAAAACAAATACTTTGGAACCAGCAGATTAAAACTGCTCTTAAATAA
- a CDS encoding fasciclin domain-containing protein, which yields MILNNFKGILPLALASIFFVSCSDDDNAPEIPMETETDIVDIAITDSNLSILVEALTKAELVATLQGDGPFTVFAPTNSAFEAFLTDNNFASLDDIPQETLTQVLLNHVVSGDVKAADLETTYYSSSSTAGVDGKNLSLYVNTADGVTINGSAVSTADIEASNGTVHVVDKVIGLPNVVNHATYNSAFTSLVGALTTDGNTVFTDLLSDAEQKFTVFAPTNDAFTAFENPSENDLNAILANHVIGGAALAAGDLSNSYANTAAANEDGDNLSIYVNTDDGVTLNGISTVIIADVVTTNGIIHAVDTVIDLPTVVTFATADSENFSSLVGALTTEGQPDFVSILSSTTENTPFTVFAPVNSAFAALAEVPTGEDLTAVLTHHVIAEANIVSGDLSDGLVSPATLQGDALTFIASEETFVITDGAGNMGINIVKADVQAINGVIHAIDTVLIPGS from the coding sequence ATGATTCTCAACAATTTTAAAGGTATTTTACCCCTAGCCCTAGCTTCCATCTTTTTTGTGTCATGTAGTGATGATGACAACGCACCAGAAATTCCAATGGAAACTGAGACCGACATTGTAGATATCGCTATTACCGATTCTAACTTATCTATCTTAGTAGAAGCCCTTACCAAAGCTGAATTAGTAGCAACTCTGCAAGGAGATGGTCCCTTTACTGTTTTTGCTCCTACCAACTCTGCTTTTGAAGCTTTCTTAACTGATAATAATTTTGCTTCTTTAGACGATATTCCACAGGAAACCTTAACACAAGTTCTACTAAACCATGTGGTAAGCGGAGATGTGAAAGCCGCAGATTTAGAAACTACATATTACTCCTCTTCTTCAACCGCTGGTGTTGATGGTAAAAACTTAAGCTTATATGTAAACACTGCAGATGGTGTAACTATAAATGGTTCTGCTGTATCTACCGCAGATATTGAAGCCTCTAATGGAACTGTTCATGTTGTAGATAAGGTAATAGGTTTACCAAATGTGGTAAATCATGCTACCTACAATAGCGCTTTTACTTCATTGGTGGGCGCATTGACCACGGATGGCAATACAGTTTTTACCGATTTACTTAGTGATGCCGAACAGAAATTTACTGTGTTCGCTCCTACTAATGACGCTTTTACTGCATTTGAAAATCCAAGTGAAAATGATTTGAACGCCATTCTTGCTAATCACGTAATTGGCGGTGCAGCTTTGGCAGCTGGTGATTTAAGCAACAGCTATGCAAATACAGCAGCTGCAAACGAAGATGGTGATAATTTGAGTATTTATGTAAACACTGATGATGGAGTTACGTTAAACGGTATTAGTACCGTTATCATTGCTGATGTAGTAACTACTAACGGTATCATTCATGCAGTTGATACAGTAATTGACCTACCAACAGTAGTAACATTCGCAACTGCGGACAGTGAGAATTTCTCTTCTTTAGTTGGTGCTCTTACTACAGAAGGACAACCTGATTTTGTATCTATACTAAGTTCAACAACAGAGAATACTCCATTTACTGTCTTTGCTCCCGTAAACAGTGCTTTTGCAGCGTTAGCAGAGGTTCCTACAGGAGAAGATTTAACCGCTGTTCTTACACACCACGTAATTGCAGAAGCCAACATAGTTTCTGGAGATTTAAGTGATGGATTGGTTTCCCCAGCTACACTTCAAGGAGATGCCTTAACTTTTATAGCATCTGAAGAAACTTTTGTAATTACCGATGGAGCCGGTAATATGGGAATCAATATTGTAAAGGCAGATGTTCAAGCCATAAATGGAGTAATCCACGCTATAGACACCGTTCTTATTCCTGGTTCATAA
- a CDS encoding tetratricopeptide repeat-containing sensor histidine kinase — protein MPLYRIKVLVLLFFLSVLGLSAQHAKIDSLNSLLEKTVVKDSVRLNVLNELVYTYYSIDPNTGIKLSKEALRLGFELENHKAIATSYAYQGHNYSAIGEDSLALDSYDRAMEIREKNNNLKGVARLIYNKGLVYFNESDYARANDNNRKAYVIFEKEKDSFLMAKMLNSIGINYMYLSQYPKAIKSYLDAKRIYEDLNLTGDKQYASILSNIGLLYARLEKFDESEGYQKQALDFFKENDFQEGVANALTNLGRVYNHKGDSKKAIESYKQAYDIMEKNSNERGMASALTNTGIAFVEMGDYIEAIPYFNKTKKIYEKLKNTNNLAIVHRNLGDCYALGEDVNFKLAEKNYESSFQYAKEAGSINLQFNALDQLAILQVKMGDYKRAYTNKTKAVVLRDSFSSAEKKEEIALLEADYEYEKEKSELQSDYEKKQAVSKAEMARQHLMITGLSIGALLIVLFSTVAFQLYRKREKVMSEKKLSEFKTKVAETELKALRSQMNPHFIFNAMNSISDYMAKNDVKTANNFLIKFSKLIRAILESSEKKWISLEEDINLTELYMEIESLRLKDKFLHSFKVDDNVDVENTMVPPLILQPFIENSIWHGISQKKTMGHIDVSVKIENQFLVCTVDDDGVGRKNGTNTMGKTSMGLKITKNRLDIINQLKKENGSIHMFDKKEGFRVELKLPLELQF, from the coding sequence ATGCCTTTATACAGAATAAAAGTGCTTGTCTTATTGTTCTTCTTATCTGTACTTGGCTTAAGTGCGCAACACGCTAAAATAGATAGTTTAAATTCTCTCCTTGAAAAAACAGTAGTAAAAGATTCGGTTAGGTTGAATGTTTTAAATGAGTTAGTATATACATATTATTCTATTGATCCCAATACCGGTATTAAATTATCTAAAGAAGCCCTACGTCTAGGTTTTGAACTTGAAAATCACAAAGCTATAGCAACCAGTTATGCATATCAAGGTCACAACTATAGTGCCATTGGAGAAGATTCATTAGCACTGGACTCCTATGATAGGGCTATGGAGATAAGGGAGAAAAATAATAATTTAAAGGGTGTGGCCAGACTAATTTATAACAAAGGATTGGTGTACTTTAATGAATCTGACTATGCCCGTGCAAACGATAATAATAGAAAAGCCTATGTAATTTTTGAGAAGGAGAAGGATAGTTTTCTGATGGCTAAAATGTTGAACAGTATAGGAATAAACTACATGTATCTTTCTCAGTACCCCAAAGCTATTAAAAGCTATCTTGATGCCAAACGTATTTATGAGGACTTAAATTTAACCGGTGACAAGCAATATGCCTCCATTCTTAGCAACATTGGTCTGTTGTATGCTAGGTTAGAAAAATTTGATGAGTCTGAGGGCTATCAAAAGCAAGCTTTAGATTTTTTTAAGGAGAATGATTTTCAGGAAGGGGTGGCTAATGCACTCACTAATCTTGGAAGGGTCTACAACCATAAGGGTGATTCTAAAAAAGCCATTGAAAGTTATAAGCAAGCTTATGATATTATGGAAAAAAATAGCAATGAGAGGGGTATGGCCAGTGCTCTTACCAATACGGGTATTGCGTTTGTTGAAATGGGTGATTATATAGAAGCCATTCCCTATTTTAATAAGACTAAAAAAATTTATGAAAAACTAAAGAACACGAACAACTTGGCAATAGTGCATCGTAATTTGGGAGATTGTTACGCTCTTGGTGAAGATGTAAATTTTAAACTGGCTGAGAAAAACTATGAAAGTTCTTTTCAATATGCAAAAGAAGCAGGTAGTATAAACCTTCAGTTTAACGCGCTAGATCAGTTAGCGATCTTGCAAGTTAAAATGGGTGATTACAAAAGAGCCTACACTAATAAAACGAAGGCTGTAGTTTTACGTGATAGTTTTTCTTCTGCCGAAAAGAAAGAGGAAATAGCCCTTCTTGAGGCCGATTATGAATACGAAAAGGAAAAGTCAGAACTGCAATCTGACTATGAAAAGAAACAAGCCGTTTCAAAAGCAGAGATGGCACGTCAGCATTTAATGATTACAGGACTTTCCATAGGGGCTTTGTTAATTGTTTTGTTTTCAACAGTAGCTTTTCAGCTATACAGGAAACGGGAAAAAGTAATGTCTGAAAAGAAGCTCTCGGAATTCAAGACCAAAGTAGCGGAGACAGAGTTAAAGGCATTGCGATCACAGATGAATCCACATTTTATATTCAATGCTATGAATTCCATAAGTGATTATATGGCTAAGAACGATGTGAAGACTGCAAATAACTTTCTTATAAAATTTTCTAAGTTGATTAGGGCTATTTTAGAGAGTTCTGAGAAAAAATGGATTTCCTTAGAAGAAGATATCAACCTTACGGAGCTTTATATGGAAATAGAATCCCTGCGCTTAAAAGATAAATTTTTACATAGTTTCAAGGTTGACGATAACGTGGATGTAGAGAATACTATGGTTCCGCCATTAATTTTACAACCTTTTATAGAAAATAGTATTTGGCACGGTATATCTCAAAAAAAGACGATGGGCCATATCGATGTGTCCGTTAAAATCGAAAATCAGTTTTTGGTTTGTACCGTAGATGATGATGGAGTAGGGCGAAAGAATGGTACCAATACAATGGGTAAGACCTCAATGGGGTTGAAAATAACGAAAAACAGACTAGATATAATAAATCAATTAAAAAAGGAAAACGGAAGTATCCACATGTTCGATAAGAAAGAAGGATTTCGTGTTGAGCTAAAGTTACCTTTAGAACTTCAATTCTAA
- a CDS encoding OsmC family protein has product MTSKVTYNGDLRTTCEHMRSGDTFITDAPVDNNGLGQAFSPTDTVATGLGSCMITMMGIKAKGMGLRLEGSTVEIKKHMAAEPRRISKIEAKLILPSIASDKERKILENTANTCPVLYSLHPDIEKVITFHWEL; this is encoded by the coding sequence ATGACATCAAAAGTAACCTATAACGGAGATTTAAGAACCACTTGCGAACATATGCGGTCTGGTGATACTTTTATTACAGATGCTCCTGTAGATAATAACGGGCTAGGACAAGCCTTTTCGCCAACGGACACTGTGGCAACCGGATTGGGAAGTTGTATGATTACCATGATGGGAATTAAAGCCAAGGGTATGGGATTGAGATTAGAGGGCTCTACCGTTGAAATTAAAAAACACATGGCTGCCGAGCCAAGAAGAATATCTAAAATTGAAGCGAAACTGATTTTGCCTTCTATCGCTTCCGATAAGGAAAGGAAGATTTTAGAGAATACCGCTAACACGTGTCCTGTACTTTACAGCTTGCATCCAGATATAGAAAAAGTAATAACATTCCATTGGGAACTTTAA
- the yidC gene encoding membrane protein insertase YidC → MEEKKVDINSIIGFVLIFGILIFMFYQNQPTPEEQAAEKAKQEQVVKEESKEVLPSEKIEQSPVVNLQDSTAVANYQGKIGAFGYTQPSDKITKLENELVSLEISNKGGQIVEARMKQYHTYDSIPVYLVHDGNASFGVNFTTSDNRVLNTKDLYFEPSLTENNGSKVLSMKAKAGPNNFLEHRYEMKEGEYLVDFTIRSQGLSGIIDNSRPVDLEWDLKGIRHNKSVEYENKYTELTYSHEDGKISYLSLASDDDEKEEDVKWLSYRQHFFSSMLVGKTNFKTAELTSKNLVEEESKDTKFTKLFGATMPLELTGGELAQNMHWYYGPTDIKVLSQYKELGLDDSIPFGWGIFGWLNRYLFNPFYSFLSSVLPFGWAIVAMTVLVRLAMSPVTYKSYLSQAKMKVLKPELAELGEKYKDNAMKKQQETMKLYGKAGVSPMSGCIPAVLQMPIFYALFMFFPTSFALRQKSFLWADDLSSYDVVANLPFHIPFYGDHVSLFPILASIAIFFYMTMTTGQNMPQQPGMPNMKFIMYLMPLMMLFFFNNYASGLSLYYFVSNMITIGIMLVIKNFILDDKKIHAQIQENKKKPKKENKFQKKMREMMEQAENQKKIDKK, encoded by the coding sequence ATGGAAGAAAAGAAAGTAGATATAAATTCTATAATCGGTTTTGTACTGATTTTTGGAATATTGATATTTATGTTTTATCAGAATCAGCCCACTCCTGAAGAGCAAGCAGCTGAAAAAGCAAAACAAGAGCAGGTTGTAAAAGAGGAAAGCAAAGAAGTCTTACCATCTGAAAAAATTGAACAATCGCCAGTGGTTAATCTTCAAGATTCTACTGCCGTTGCTAATTATCAAGGTAAAATAGGTGCTTTTGGGTATACGCAGCCATCCGATAAGATCACTAAATTAGAGAACGAACTAGTTTCTCTTGAAATAAGTAATAAAGGTGGTCAGATAGTAGAGGCACGTATGAAACAATATCATACGTATGATTCTATTCCTGTGTACTTGGTACATGATGGCAACGCTTCTTTTGGTGTAAATTTTACCACTTCGGATAATAGAGTACTAAATACTAAAGACCTTTATTTTGAGCCGTCTTTAACCGAAAATAATGGGAGTAAGGTACTTTCAATGAAAGCCAAAGCGGGTCCGAATAACTTTTTGGAGCACCGTTATGAAATGAAAGAAGGGGAATACCTTGTAGATTTTACTATACGTTCGCAAGGACTTAGTGGCATTATAGACAATAGTAGACCTGTAGATTTAGAATGGGACCTAAAAGGTATACGCCATAACAAAAGTGTAGAATACGAAAACAAGTATACGGAATTGACTTATAGCCATGAAGATGGTAAGATAAGTTACCTTTCGCTTGCTAGTGATGATGATGAAAAAGAAGAAGATGTAAAGTGGTTATCATACAGACAACACTTTTTTAGCTCTATGTTAGTTGGTAAAACTAACTTTAAGACTGCAGAGCTCACTTCTAAGAATTTAGTTGAAGAAGAAAGTAAAGATACCAAATTTACCAAATTATTTGGTGCAACAATGCCTTTGGAATTAACAGGAGGTGAGTTGGCTCAGAATATGCACTGGTATTATGGTCCTACGGATATAAAGGTGTTGAGCCAATATAAAGAGTTGGGTCTTGATGATTCTATTCCTTTTGGATGGGGTATTTTTGGTTGGTTAAACCGTTATTTATTTAATCCTTTCTATTCCTTTTTAAGTTCTGTCTTACCATTTGGTTGGGCTATTGTTGCTATGACCGTTTTGGTTAGATTGGCAATGTCTCCTGTAACTTATAAGTCGTATTTGTCTCAAGCTAAGATGAAGGTTTTAAAACCTGAACTTGCAGAGTTAGGAGAGAAGTATAAGGATAATGCTATGAAAAAGCAGCAAGAAACTATGAAGCTTTATGGTAAAGCTGGTGTGAGCCCTATGAGTGGCTGTATTCCTGCTGTACTGCAGATGCCTATTTTCTATGCATTGTTCATGTTCTTCCCAACTTCTTTCGCATTGCGTCAGAAATCTTTTTTATGGGCAGATGATTTATCATCATATGATGTTGTTGCTAACTTGCCCTTTCATATTCCATTTTATGGAGATCACGTGAGTTTATTTCCAATTTTGGCTTCCATCGCTATATTCTTTTATATGACGATGACTACAGGTCAGAATATGCCACAACAACCAGGTATGCCTAACATGAAATTTATCATGTACCTAATGCCTTTAATGATGTTGTTCTTCTTCAACAACTATGCAAGTGGACTTAGTTTGTACTACTTTGTATCTAACATGATTACTATTGGTATTATGTTGGTAATCAAGAATTTTATCTTGGATGACAAGAAAATTCATGCGCAAATACAGGAGAACAAGAAAAAGCCTAAGAAAGAGAATAAGTTTCAGAAAAAGATGCGTGAGATGATGGAGCAGGCTGAAAATCAGAAGAAAATAGACAAAAAATAA
- a CDS encoding hydroxypyruvate isomerase family protein: protein MKRRKFIGTSAAASVGLVACKTTNAMAPSTTESVKLKENINHSVCRWCYGKIPLEDFLKSLNELGIKAMDLTGPEEWPIMKKYGIHSSMCWGAGFGIEKGWNDLSLHEELIADYSQHIPKVAAAGYTNLICFSGNRNGMDDAEGLKNCAEGLKKIMPIAEKHGVVLQMELLNSKVNHPDYMCDTTPWGVELCKAIGSENFKLLYDIYHMQIMEGDIIRNIQDYNQYFGHYHTGGNPGRNEINDTQELFYPAIMKAILATGYTGYVAQEFIPTWDDKIAALKEGITICDV, encoded by the coding sequence ATGAAAAGAAGAAAATTTATCGGTACATCTGCCGCCGCATCGGTTGGATTGGTGGCCTGCAAAACTACGAATGCGATGGCACCTTCTACTACAGAAAGCGTAAAATTAAAAGAAAATATCAACCATAGTGTTTGTCGCTGGTGTTATGGAAAGATTCCTTTGGAAGATTTCTTAAAAAGCCTGAACGAACTTGGCATCAAAGCAATGGACCTTACAGGCCCAGAAGAATGGCCTATAATGAAAAAATATGGTATTCATTCCTCTATGTGTTGGGGAGCCGGTTTTGGTATTGAAAAAGGCTGGAACGACCTTTCTCTACATGAAGAACTGATAGCGGACTATTCGCAACATATTCCAAAAGTAGCTGCTGCCGGGTACACCAACCTTATCTGTTTTAGCGGAAACCGAAACGGTATGGACGATGCAGAGGGATTAAAAAACTGCGCAGAAGGACTTAAAAAAATAATGCCGATTGCAGAAAAGCACGGCGTTGTTCTTCAAATGGAGCTTTTAAACTCTAAAGTGAATCACCCAGATTATATGTGTGATACCACCCCATGGGGGGTTGAACTTTGTAAAGCTATAGGTTCCGAGAACTTTAAATTGCTTTATGATATTTACCATATGCAAATTATGGAAGGTGATATTATTCGCAACATTCAAGACTACAATCAATATTTTGGTCACTACCATACCGGAGGAAACCCTGGTAGAAATGAAATAAACGATACTCAAGAGCTTTTTTACCCTGCTATAATGAAAGCGATTCTTGCAACTGGTTACACAGGCTATGTTGCTCAAGAATTCATACCCACATGGGACGATAAAATTGCTGCCCTTAAAGAGGGTATTACTATTTGTGACGTTTAA
- a CDS encoding DUF3820 family protein translates to MNIAPDKEKLIELAHYRMPFGKYKGKYLVNLPEPYLIWYQQKGFPEGKLGILLKSMLEIKINGLEPLIYRIQKDFPR, encoded by the coding sequence ATGAATATAGCTCCGGATAAAGAGAAATTGATAGAATTGGCTCATTATAGAATGCCGTTTGGAAAATATAAAGGGAAGTATTTGGTGAATCTTCCCGAACCCTATCTCATATGGTATCAACAGAAAGGTTTTCCTGAAGGAAAATTAGGAATTCTCCTTAAATCCATGCTAGAAATTAAGATTAATGGCCTAGAGCCGTTAATTTATCGGATTCAAAAAGATTTTCCTAGGTAA